A part of Streptomyces sp. DSM 40750 genomic DNA contains:
- a CDS encoding GH1 family beta-glucosidase: MPEPTTPVTFPPAFLWGAATSAYQIEGAVREDGRTPSIWDTFSHTPGKTAGGETGDIAVDHYHRYRDDVAMMADLGLNSYRFSISWSRVQPTGRGPAIQRGLDFYRRLVDELLDKGIKPAVTLYHWDLPQELEDAGGWPERDVIHRFAEYARIVGEALGDRVEQWITLNEPWCTAFLGYGSGVHAPGRTDPVASLRAAHHLNVAHGLAVVALRSAMPARNSIAVSLNSSVVRPISDSPEDLAAARRIDDLANGVFHGPMLHGAYPESLFSATSSLTDWSFVQDGDVATANQPLNALGLNYYTPTLVGAAAADANGPRADGHGASDHSPWPAADDVLFHQTPGERTEMGWTIDPTGLHELIMRYAREAPGLPMYVTENGAAYDDKMDADGRVHDPERIAYLHGHLRAVRRAIAEGADVRGYYLWSLMDNFEWAYGYGKRFGAVYVDYATLTRTPKSSAYWYGQAAKTGALPPLVTTSA; the protein is encoded by the coding sequence ATGCCTGAGCCCACAACGCCGGTGACCTTCCCTCCCGCCTTCCTCTGGGGCGCGGCTACCTCCGCGTACCAGATCGAGGGAGCGGTGCGGGAGGACGGTCGTACGCCCTCCATCTGGGACACCTTCAGTCACACCCCGGGCAAGACCGCCGGTGGAGAGACCGGTGACATCGCTGTCGACCACTACCACCGCTACCGCGACGACGTGGCGATGATGGCGGACCTGGGCCTCAACTCGTACCGCTTCTCCATCTCCTGGTCGCGGGTGCAGCCGACGGGCCGCGGCCCCGCGATCCAGCGCGGCCTCGACTTCTACCGACGCCTGGTGGACGAGCTGCTGGACAAGGGCATCAAGCCGGCCGTCACCCTCTACCACTGGGACCTTCCCCAGGAGCTGGAGGACGCGGGCGGCTGGCCCGAGCGGGACGTCATCCACCGCTTCGCCGAGTACGCGCGGATCGTGGGCGAGGCGCTGGGCGACCGCGTGGAGCAGTGGATCACGCTCAACGAGCCGTGGTGCACCGCGTTCCTGGGCTACGGCTCCGGGGTACACGCGCCGGGCCGTACGGACCCGGTGGCGTCGCTGCGCGCGGCGCACCATCTGAACGTGGCGCACGGGCTGGCGGTCGTGGCCCTGCGCTCGGCGATGCCGGCCCGCAACTCGATCGCGGTGAGCCTGAACTCGTCGGTGGTACGGCCGATCTCGGACTCGCCCGAGGACCTGGCGGCGGCCCGGAGGATCGACGACCTGGCGAACGGCGTCTTCCACGGCCCGATGCTGCACGGGGCGTACCCGGAGAGCCTGTTCTCCGCCACCTCGTCGCTCACGGACTGGTCGTTCGTGCAGGACGGTGACGTGGCGACGGCCAACCAGCCCTTGAACGCACTGGGGTTGAACTACTACACGCCGACGCTGGTGGGCGCGGCGGCCGCCGACGCGAACGGGCCGCGCGCGGACGGTCACGGCGCGAGCGACCACTCGCCGTGGCCGGCCGCGGATGATGTGTTGTTCCACCAGACGCCCGGCGAGCGTACGGAGATGGGCTGGACCATCGACCCGACGGGTCTGCACGAGCTGATCATGCGGTACGCGCGGGAGGCTCCGGGGCTGCCGATGTACGTCACCGAGAACGGGGCGGCGTACGACGACAAGATGGACGCGGACGGGCGGGTCCACGACCCCGAGCGGATCGCCTATCTGCACGGCCATCTGCGGGCGGTCCGGCGGGCGATCGCCGAGGGGGCGGATGTCCGCGGGTACTACCTGTGGTCGCTCATGGACAACTTCGAGTGGGCTTACGGGTACGGGAAGCGGTTCGGCGCGGTGTACGTGGACTACGCGACGCTCACTCGTACGCCGAAGTCGAGCGCGTACTGGTACGGGCAGGCGGCGAAGACGGGGGCGCTGCCGCCGCTGGTGACGACCTCGGCGTAG
- a CDS encoding PIN domain nuclease, which yields MSTASYLIDTSALVRILKRPARSVWEKPLEEGLIARCPITEVEFLYSARNAEDRAELVEDLDALFGWTPLADRALTRAWDVQRELAEKGRHRSAGAVDLLVAATAELQGLTMLHYDNDFETIASVTGQPTQWLAPPGSL from the coding sequence ATGAGCACGGCCTCCTACCTCATCGACACCAGCGCCCTGGTTCGGATTCTGAAGCGCCCGGCCCGCTCCGTCTGGGAGAAACCCCTGGAAGAGGGCCTGATCGCACGTTGCCCGATCACCGAGGTCGAGTTTCTCTACAGCGCGAGGAACGCGGAGGATCGGGCAGAACTGGTTGAAGATCTCGACGCGCTGTTCGGCTGGACGCCTTTGGCCGACCGGGCCCTGACGCGCGCGTGGGATGTGCAACGGGAACTCGCCGAGAAAGGCCGGCATCGTTCCGCGGGTGCGGTGGATCTGCTCGTGGCCGCCACCGCCGAACTCCAGGGCCTGACCATGCTCCACTACGACAACGACTTCGAGACCATCGCCTCGGTCACCGGGCAACCGACCCAGTGGCTCGCACCTCCGGGCAGCCTCTGA
- a CDS encoding type II toxin-antitoxin system VapB family antitoxin, with amino-acid sequence MAKTLIDIDEDLLAEAAIAFGTKTKKDTVNAALRDGVERKKRALALARLAARADAGDFDVLLDKEKYRR; translated from the coding sequence ATGGCCAAGACGCTGATCGACATCGATGAGGACCTGCTGGCCGAGGCCGCCATAGCCTTCGGGACCAAGACCAAGAAGGACACGGTCAATGCCGCGCTCAGGGACGGCGTCGAACGCAAGAAGCGGGCGCTCGCGCTGGCCCGGCTCGCGGCGCGGGCGGACGCGGGCGACTTCGACGTCTTGCTGGACAAGGAGAAATACCGTCGATGA
- a CDS encoding ATP-binding protein: protein MDVSLVSPPHPAWVRPAREAIRALLAAADRPDLTDTVVLLTSEAVTNAINAYAARGCTTSVTLHAGWPDPARLRVLVHDEAPGLPVARRTAENDEGGRGMRLISYGADAWGVCAHGPGSGKATWFELGPRAAMP from the coding sequence ATGGACGTATCTCTCGTCTCCCCGCCCCACCCCGCCTGGGTCCGCCCCGCCCGCGAAGCGATCCGCGCCCTGCTCGCCGCCGCCGACCGCCCCGATCTCACCGACACCGTGGTCCTGCTGACCTCGGAAGCCGTCACCAACGCCATCAACGCGTATGCGGCGAGGGGCTGCACCACGTCCGTCACCCTCCACGCCGGCTGGCCCGACCCCGCCCGCCTCCGTGTCCTCGTACACGACGAAGCCCCCGGCCTCCCCGTCGCACGCCGCACGGCCGAGAACGATGAGGGCGGCCGGGGCATGCGCCTCATCTCGTACGGCGCCGACGCGTGGGGCGTGTGCGCGCACGGCCCGGGGTCGGGCAAGGCGACGTGGTTCGAGCTGGGGCCTCGCGCGGCGATGCCGTGA
- a CDS encoding helix-turn-helix domain-containing protein: MPPRTRPSERQRRLGSELRRLRIQAGLSGDAAAKLIAAERTRISHIESGRVDVPRNGMYRLLRAYGCPEGVYFEHLLEMAHESGRGWWGGFSDTIGPAARDLAELESRSHVLRTHEPLLIPGMLQTEDYAHAVIGATEADPQRVSRYTEFRLARQRALTGAPAVSYHAVIHEAALHTRVGGPAIMRRQLLRLIEISRLPNVTVQVYPFEAGNYAAHTQSFVIYGAAAPQLDTVYLEHPTQSIFLRDGEQLTEYAKMFERLSELALAPVDPEAAPESHETRDSLSLIQHVMYTL, from the coding sequence ATGCCACCTAGGACCCGCCCCAGCGAACGCCAGCGCCGCCTGGGTAGCGAGCTGCGCAGACTGCGCATTCAAGCCGGGTTGTCGGGTGACGCCGCCGCCAAGCTCATCGCAGCCGAGCGCACAAGGATCAGCCACATTGAATCCGGCCGCGTCGACGTTCCACGCAACGGGATGTACAGGCTGCTCCGCGCGTACGGCTGCCCCGAAGGCGTGTACTTCGAGCACCTGCTGGAGATGGCCCACGAGAGCGGGAGAGGCTGGTGGGGTGGGTTCAGTGACACCATCGGCCCGGCAGCCCGGGACCTGGCCGAACTTGAGTCCCGTTCACACGTGCTACGGACCCACGAACCGCTCCTCATCCCCGGCATGCTCCAGACCGAGGACTACGCCCACGCCGTCATCGGAGCCACGGAAGCCGACCCGCAACGCGTCAGCCGATACACCGAGTTCCGGCTTGCGAGGCAGCGCGCGCTGACCGGCGCGCCTGCGGTGTCATATCACGCGGTCATCCATGAGGCCGCGCTCCACACCCGTGTGGGTGGCCCCGCAATCATGCGCAGACAACTGCTGCGGCTGATCGAGATCTCCCGGCTCCCCAACGTGACCGTGCAGGTGTACCCGTTCGAAGCGGGGAACTACGCCGCGCACACCCAGTCGTTCGTCATCTACGGTGCCGCAGCCCCCCAGTTGGACACGGTCTACCTGGAGCACCCCACGCAGTCGATCTTTCTGAGGGATGGAGAGCAACTCACCGAGTACGCGAAGATGTTCGAGCGGCTCTCCGAGCTGGCGCTGGCACCGGTCGATCCCGAAGCGGCGCCCGAATCGCACGAGACGCGCGACTCGCTGAGCCTGATCCAGCACGTGATGTACACCCTCTGA
- a CDS encoding DUF397 domain-containing protein has translation MSQLGWQKSSFSSGGEGNCIELAAATPYRIHLRESDRPDEITTPTPRALAHLLRTVKGGSLSR, from the coding sequence ATGTCCCAACTCGGCTGGCAGAAGTCATCGTTCAGCTCGGGCGGCGAGGGCAACTGCATAGAGCTGGCGGCAGCCACCCCGTACCGCATACACCTCCGCGAGAGCGACCGGCCGGACGAGATCACCACGCCCACCCCCCGCGCCTTGGCGCACCTCCTGCGCACGGTCAAGGGCGGCAGCCTCAGTCGCTGA
- a CDS encoding DNA-binding protein — protein sequence MARRKLSHEGTLVLDCEGLSKLVGDHEPVVALVAEARKRGMEVAISAPTIIEAVHRRTDRARLAWVLSGMRIVPLGDEEAKAASAMLISAGLHGHKYAIDAAVAETALRQHRPVVILTSDIDDMAKLCGDRVRLVAV from the coding sequence GTGGCCCGCCGCAAGCTGAGCCACGAGGGCACCCTCGTCCTGGACTGCGAAGGCCTGTCCAAGCTGGTCGGCGATCACGAACCTGTCGTCGCGCTGGTCGCCGAGGCGCGCAAGCGAGGCATGGAGGTGGCCATCAGTGCCCCCACCATCATCGAGGCGGTTCATCGGCGGACGGACCGGGCGCGGCTCGCGTGGGTGCTGTCAGGCATGAGGATCGTTCCCCTCGGCGATGAGGAGGCCAAGGCCGCGTCGGCCATGCTGATCAGCGCCGGCCTGCACGGTCACAAGTACGCGATCGACGCCGCCGTGGCCGAGACGGCGCTGCGACAACACCGCCCCGTGGTCATACTCACCTCGGACATCGATGACATGGCGAAGCTCTGCGGGGACCGGGTGCGCCTGGTCGCCGTGTAG
- a CDS encoding response regulator, with protein sequence MAPLRIVLADDHTLFREALSDLLSRHDELVVVGHASTGGEAVRAAASLRPDVVLLDLRMPEHQGTGTLQSILHASPGTRVYILSALIDPLLVRELMAAGASGYLHKGINRYELVRTLTGAADDQEPSAPASPPVEAPRPKAAFSRREDQILKCVASAMSNRQIAATLGITEGSVKRHLHNVFRKLGAVSRLDAVNKAVAAALILPPAAANEAPGAYGHEHDGSRDRDRTPPLA encoded by the coding sequence ATGGCGCCGCTGCGCATTGTGCTCGCGGACGATCACACCCTGTTCCGTGAGGCGTTGAGCGACCTGCTCAGCAGACACGACGAACTCGTGGTGGTGGGCCACGCCTCGACCGGCGGGGAGGCGGTGCGGGCTGCGGCCTCGCTCAGACCCGACGTGGTACTGCTCGATCTGCGCATGCCGGAACACCAGGGCACGGGCACCCTGCAGAGCATCCTGCACGCCTCGCCGGGCACCCGCGTCTACATCCTGTCCGCCCTGATCGATCCCCTGCTGGTACGGGAGCTGATGGCTGCGGGGGCGAGCGGCTATCTGCACAAGGGCATCAACCGCTACGAACTGGTGCGCACCCTCACCGGCGCGGCCGACGACCAGGAGCCCTCCGCCCCCGCGTCGCCGCCCGTGGAAGCCCCCCGGCCCAAGGCCGCCTTCTCCCGGCGCGAGGACCAGATACTCAAGTGCGTCGCCTCCGCCATGAGCAACCGCCAGATCGCGGCGACGCTCGGCATCACGGAGGGCAGCGTCAAACGTCACCTCCACAACGTCTTCCGGAAGCTCGGCGCCGTCTCCCGGCTGGACGCCGTCAACAAGGCTGTCGCGGCGGCGCTGATACTGCCGCCTGCGGCGGCCAACGAGGCGCCAGGGGCGTACGGTCACGAGCACGACGGCAGCCGTGACCGTGACCGTACGCCCCCTCTTGCCTAG
- a CDS encoding beta-ketoacyl synthase N-terminal-like domain-containing protein encodes MPAAVRITGYGVLSAAGVGGKVLGEAVRSGTLPYEAVRPGTLPYGDGDGGGRPAEWADGPVPPIKLLPVADFDAREHLGRKGLGSLSRTATLGMTACELALAGLEVSVSEAEKATTGVVLGTSTGSARAVVEFFRDTYEQERPYLVSPALFPGILLNHAASQVAMRHGFTGVNASLAGGQISAMAALRYARGALLTGQATRVLAGAMEELSVETAWAWRHAGAPDGHGVGEGSAVFVLEPGADADTDEPHDRTVAELLACKAGFAPVEDGPAAVADALARCVSYVLDSAGVEPAEVEVVSAGSTGVRGWPAVEARGRRRALQGCRPQVLRVQEVLGDTYSASAALQLAALLAHWEEEPEHERPRLGLVTSAGADGSVAAALLRRPSWTP; translated from the coding sequence ATGCCCGCCGCGGTGCGCATCACCGGATACGGAGTCCTGAGCGCCGCCGGAGTCGGCGGCAAGGTACTGGGCGAGGCCGTACGGTCGGGGACCTTGCCGTACGAGGCCGTACGGCCTGGGACCCTGCCGTACGGCGACGGCGACGGCGGTGGCCGTCCGGCGGAGTGGGCCGACGGTCCCGTACCGCCGATCAAGCTGCTGCCCGTGGCGGATTTCGACGCCCGGGAGCATCTGGGACGCAAGGGCCTCGGCAGCCTCAGCCGCACCGCGACCCTGGGCATGACGGCGTGCGAACTGGCCCTGGCCGGCCTGGAGGTGTCCGTATCGGAGGCGGAGAAGGCCACCACGGGCGTGGTGCTGGGCACGAGTACGGGCAGCGCCCGTGCCGTCGTCGAGTTCTTCCGGGACACCTATGAGCAGGAGCGACCGTATCTGGTGAGCCCGGCACTGTTCCCGGGGATTCTGCTCAACCACGCGGCCAGCCAGGTCGCGATGCGTCACGGGTTCACCGGCGTCAACGCCAGCCTGGCGGGCGGCCAGATCTCGGCCATGGCGGCGCTGCGGTACGCGCGGGGCGCCCTCCTCACCGGTCAGGCGACCCGGGTGCTGGCCGGGGCCATGGAGGAGCTGAGCGTGGAGACCGCCTGGGCGTGGCGGCATGCCGGGGCGCCCGACGGGCACGGGGTCGGCGAGGGCAGCGCCGTGTTCGTGCTGGAGCCCGGCGCGGACGCGGACACGGACGAGCCACACGACCGGACGGTGGCCGAACTTCTTGCCTGCAAGGCCGGTTTCGCCCCGGTCGAGGACGGCCCGGCCGCCGTGGCGGACGCGCTGGCGCGCTGTGTCTCCTACGTCCTGGACTCCGCCGGCGTCGAACCCGCTGAGGTGGAGGTCGTGTCGGCGGGCTCGACCGGCGTCCGCGGCTGGCCGGCGGTCGAGGCCCGGGGCCGCCGCCGTGCCCTGCAGGGGTGCCGACCGCAGGTGCTGCGCGTCCAGGAGGTGCTGGGCGACACGTACAGCGCCAGTGCGGCACTCCAGTTGGCCGCGCTCCTGGCGCACTGGGAGGAGGAGCCGGAGCACGAGAGGCCCAGGCTCGGCCTGGTGACATCGGCCGGCGCGGACGGTTCGGTGGCGGCCGCACTGCTGCGACGCCCCTCGTGGACGCCCTGA
- a CDS encoding beta-ketoacyl-[acyl-carrier-protein] synthase family protein codes for MSEVAPRVAITGLGAVSSLGIGARAFTESLREGRSGISPIRSFDSSGFDHTQAGEVHGFLPGEHLERITPDRWGRSAQFAAAAARLAVEDAGWDPAELSATRAGSAMGTTNGEARVFQQLTEQWLDLGPEGVDAALARQAPADRIAAAVNTELRLDGEAQTFGTACAASNYAIGYGFDQIRTGAADVMLVGGADSVNRATHAGFHRLGAIAPEMCRPFDEERAGIMTAEGGAALLLESWESAVARGARIYAEVLGYALTCDAKHPTQPDRDGIAECIRRAHRNAGVKPDEVDYICAHGTGTVANDKTEVAAVRQVFGDRVPPISSIKSMLGHTMGAASGFGALACCAALHEGFLPPTATARSLDPELGPDLDVVAGRARSARLRIVENHGFAFGGNNAIVILGRPE; via the coding sequence GTGTCTGAGGTGGCGCCGCGTGTCGCGATCACCGGACTCGGGGCAGTGAGCAGCCTGGGCATCGGCGCCCGGGCGTTCACCGAGTCACTGCGCGAGGGCCGCAGCGGTATATCGCCGATCCGGTCCTTCGACTCCTCCGGGTTCGACCACACCCAGGCCGGCGAGGTCCACGGCTTTCTGCCGGGGGAGCATCTGGAGCGCATCACGCCGGACCGCTGGGGCCGCAGCGCCCAGTTCGCGGCCGCTGCGGCCCGCCTGGCCGTCGAGGACGCCGGCTGGGATCCGGCCGAGCTGTCCGCCACGCGGGCGGGCAGCGCCATGGGCACCACCAACGGAGAGGCCCGTGTCTTCCAGCAACTGACCGAGCAGTGGCTCGACCTGGGCCCCGAGGGCGTCGACGCGGCACTGGCCCGCCAGGCACCGGCCGACCGTATCGCCGCGGCGGTCAACACGGAACTGCGCCTCGACGGCGAGGCCCAGACCTTCGGCACCGCCTGTGCCGCGAGCAACTACGCGATCGGATACGGCTTCGACCAGATCCGCACCGGCGCCGCGGACGTCATGCTGGTGGGTGGCGCCGACTCGGTGAACCGGGCGACCCACGCCGGCTTCCACCGCCTCGGAGCCATAGCCCCCGAGATGTGCCGACCGTTCGACGAGGAACGGGCCGGCATCATGACCGCCGAGGGCGGTGCCGCGCTGCTGCTGGAGTCGTGGGAGAGCGCCGTCGCACGCGGAGCGCGGATCTACGCGGAGGTGCTGGGCTACGCCCTCACCTGCGACGCCAAGCACCCCACCCAGCCGGACCGGGACGGCATCGCCGAGTGCATCCGCCGCGCCCACCGCAACGCCGGGGTGAAGCCGGACGAGGTCGACTACATCTGCGCGCACGGCACCGGGACCGTGGCCAACGACAAGACGGAGGTGGCCGCCGTGCGCCAGGTGTTCGGCGACCGCGTGCCGCCGATCAGCTCGATCAAGTCGATGCTGGGGCACACCATGGGGGCCGCCAGCGGCTTCGGTGCCCTGGCGTGCTGCGCTGCCCTGCACGAGGGGTTCCTGCCGCCGACCGCGACGGCGCGGTCACTGGATCCCGAGCTGGGCCCCGACCTGGACGTCGTCGCCGGACGGGCCCGCTCGGCGCGCCTCCGGATCGTGGAGAACCACGGTTTCGCGTTCGGTGGCAACAACGCCATCGTGATCCTGGGGAGGCCGGAATGA
- a CDS encoding acyl carrier protein encodes MSENQASSLSAELRTRVRDLVAEVLEVPADEVDENKSFAEDFEADSLMVIEIFSRFERQLGIRIPQEELTDLDDLGAAYALIARHHATSESLGV; translated from the coding sequence ATGTCCGAGAACCAGGCGTCGTCGCTCTCCGCCGAACTGCGCACCCGTGTCCGGGACCTCGTCGCAGAGGTCCTGGAGGTGCCGGCCGACGAGGTCGACGAGAACAAGAGCTTCGCCGAGGACTTCGAGGCCGACTCGCTGATGGTCATCGAGATCTTCTCCCGCTTTGAGCGGCAGTTGGGCATTCGCATCCCGCAGGAGGAGCTGACCGACCTCGACGACCTGGGCGCCGCCTACGCGCTGATCGCCCGTCACCACGCGACCTCGGAGTCCCTGGGTGTCTGA
- a CDS encoding ketoacyl-ACP synthase III family protein: MRPPVPVGVTAAALWLPVPRDTAADAIAEGRLEARVAQDLGHRHLPVADDDLPAPAMAVRAASEALLGSDVAPGELALLCHSWMYYQGHDLWSAPHYIADQLGALAALPVGVRQICNGGAAALELAVARMSLETGVRRALVTTADRFSGPGFDRWRSDYGAAYGDAGTAVLLRQPAAPDDPLLLRSLHSAAAPHLEAMHRGADPFARVPRDNSPVVDMRRTKRFYLREHGVESFNKVNHDMIRHVLERALQDAGVAPDDPRIRLAVLPRLGRKTLRTAWVPTLDALLSAPVVDWGAETGHLGTGDLAASLSELLRRRALAAGEFAVLLNAGAGFTWSCAVVEAREARSA, from the coding sequence ATGAGACCGCCCGTTCCCGTGGGTGTCACCGCAGCAGCGCTCTGGCTCCCGGTCCCGCGTGACACCGCCGCGGACGCGATCGCCGAAGGTCGGCTGGAGGCACGCGTGGCCCAGGACCTGGGACACCGTCATCTGCCGGTCGCCGATGACGACCTGCCGGCCCCTGCGATGGCGGTCCGCGCCGCGTCCGAGGCCCTGCTCGGCTCCGATGTGGCCCCCGGCGAGCTGGCTTTGCTCTGCCACTCCTGGATGTACTACCAGGGCCACGACCTGTGGTCCGCCCCGCACTACATCGCCGACCAGTTGGGGGCGCTCGCGGCCCTGCCGGTGGGCGTGCGACAGATCTGCAATGGCGGCGCGGCCGCACTGGAGCTGGCCGTCGCCCGCATGTCCCTGGAGACCGGTGTACGGCGCGCCCTGGTCACCACCGCCGACCGCTTCTCCGGCCCCGGTTTCGACCGGTGGCGCAGCGACTACGGCGCGGCCTACGGCGACGCGGGCACAGCGGTGCTGCTCCGGCAGCCGGCCGCCCCGGACGACCCGCTCCTGCTGCGCTCACTGCACAGCGCCGCCGCACCGCATCTGGAGGCCATGCACCGGGGCGCGGACCCGTTCGCCCGGGTCCCCAGGGACAACTCCCCGGTCGTCGACATGCGCCGGACCAAGCGGTTCTATCTGCGTGAGCACGGAGTGGAGTCCTTCAACAAGGTCAACCACGACATGATCCGCCACGTCCTGGAACGGGCCCTCCAGGACGCCGGAGTCGCACCCGACGACCCCCGGATACGGCTGGCGGTGCTGCCCCGGCTGGGCAGGAAGACCCTGCGTACGGCCTGGGTGCCGACGCTCGACGCGCTGCTTTCCGCGCCCGTGGTCGACTGGGGTGCCGAGACCGGCCATCTGGGAACGGGCGACCTCGCGGCGAGCCTGAGCGAACTGCTGCGCCGCCGGGCTCTGGCCGCGGGCGAGTTCGCGGTGCTGCTCAACGCGGGAGCCGGATTCACGTGGTCGTGTGCGGTGGTGGAGGCTCGGGAGGCACGGAGCGCGTGA
- a CDS encoding acyl-CoA carboxylase subunit epsilon — translation MKTTKTTKTTKTTKTKKTTKMVKMVKVRIVRGAPTDEELAAATAVLRALSTAEPAAGAREEHLVTPGWQRSAHHVPAGAWRAVSH, via the coding sequence ATGAAGACGACGAAGACGACGAAGACGACGAAGACGACGAAGACGAAGAAGACGACGAAGATGGTGAAGATGGTGAAGGTACGGATTGTGCGGGGCGCTCCGACCGACGAGGAACTCGCCGCGGCCACCGCCGTGTTGCGCGCACTGTCGACCGCCGAACCGGCCGCCGGCGCGCGGGAGGAGCACCTCGTCACACCGGGCTGGCAGCGCTCGGCCCACCATGTCCCCGCAGGGGCGTGGCGGGCCGTTTCCCACTGA
- a CDS encoding acyl-CoA carboxylase subunit beta, producing the protein MTALDERPTGTAPKSAPAPKSAPASAGMRERTAGLLRLRESVRGGPGERATQAQRARGKLTVYERLETLFDPGTFVEIEGLRRHRAGGFGLEDRRPHTDGVVTGWGRVHGRTVFAYAHDFRIFGGSLGESHAAKIHKIMDMAESAGAPLVSLNDGAGARIQEGVTALAGYGGIFRRNVRASGVIPQISVMLGPCAGGATYSPALTDFVFMVRGISQMFITGPDVVETVTGEKVTHEELGGADLHASVSGAAAFAYDDEESCIEDVRFLLSLLPANNRELPPGEQPAPGVDDLDERLLDLVPADPNQPYDMREVIRHLVDGGELMEVHEQWAANLLCVLARVDGNTVGIVANQPRHLAGVLDIEASQKGASFIQICDAFNIPLLTLVDVPGFLPGTSQEHGGIIRHGAKLLYAYCAATVPRVQVILRKAYGGAYIVMDSRSIGCDLSYAWPTNEIAVMGAEGAVNVIHRREVAASDDPETTRRILTQEYRDTLMHPYYAAERGLVDDVIDPRRTRAVVAEALRILRTKQERLVPRKHGNPPM; encoded by the coding sequence ATGACGGCCTTGGATGAACGCCCGACCGGCACCGCACCCAAATCCGCGCCCGCACCCAAATCCGCGCCCGCGTCGGCCGGAATGCGGGAGAGGACCGCCGGACTGCTGCGGTTGCGCGAGAGCGTGCGCGGCGGTCCGGGCGAGCGCGCGACCCAGGCGCAGCGCGCCCGAGGCAAGCTGACCGTGTACGAGCGTCTGGAGACGCTGTTCGACCCGGGGACGTTCGTCGAGATCGAGGGCTTGCGGCGGCACCGCGCCGGCGGATTCGGGCTGGAGGACCGGCGCCCCCACACCGACGGTGTGGTCACCGGCTGGGGCCGCGTGCACGGCCGCACGGTCTTCGCGTACGCCCACGACTTCCGTATCTTCGGCGGCTCCCTGGGCGAGTCCCACGCCGCGAAGATCCACAAGATCATGGACATGGCAGAATCTGCCGGGGCCCCGCTGGTCAGCCTCAACGACGGCGCGGGCGCCCGGATCCAGGAGGGAGTCACCGCCCTGGCCGGATACGGCGGCATCTTCCGCCGCAACGTACGCGCCTCCGGAGTGATCCCGCAGATCAGCGTCATGCTCGGGCCGTGCGCCGGCGGCGCCACCTACTCGCCGGCGCTGACCGACTTCGTGTTCATGGTGCGAGGCATCTCCCAGATGTTCATCACCGGCCCGGACGTAGTGGAGACGGTCACCGGCGAGAAGGTCACCCACGAGGAACTCGGCGGCGCCGACCTGCACGCCTCGGTGTCGGGCGCCGCCGCGTTCGCCTACGACGACGAGGAGTCCTGCATCGAGGACGTCCGCTTCCTGCTGTCGCTGCTGCCCGCCAACAACCGCGAGCTGCCCCCCGGTGAGCAGCCCGCGCCGGGTGTGGACGACCTCGACGAGCGCCTGCTCGACCTGGTTCCCGCCGACCCCAACCAGCCGTACGACATGCGTGAGGTGATCCGACACCTGGTGGACGGCGGGGAGCTGATGGAGGTGCACGAGCAGTGGGCCGCCAACCTGCTGTGCGTGCTGGCGCGCGTCGACGGCAACACCGTCGGCATCGTCGCCAACCAGCCGCGCCACCTGGCGGGCGTGCTCGACATCGAGGCGTCGCAGAAGGGGGCCTCCTTCATCCAGATCTGCGACGCGTTCAACATCCCCCTGCTCACCCTGGTCGACGTCCCCGGATTCCTGCCGGGCACCTCCCAGGAGCACGGGGGCATCATCCGGCACGGCGCGAAACTGCTGTACGCCTACTGCGCGGCCACCGTGCCGAGGGTGCAGGTCATCCTGCGCAAGGCCTACGGTGGCGCGTACATCGTGATGGACTCCCGCTCCATCGGCTGCGACCTGTCGTACGCGTGGCCCACCAACGAGATCGCCGTCATGGGCGCAGAGGGAGCGGTCAACGTCATCCACCGGCGGGAGGTGGCCGCGTCCGACGACCCGGAGACCACACGCCGGATCCTGACGCAGGAGTACCGCGACACCCTGATGCACCCCTACTACGCGGCCGAGCGCGGCCTGGTCGACGACGTCATCGACCCACGGCGCACCCGTGCGGTCGTTGCCGAGGCGCTGCGGATCCTGCGTACCAAGCAGGAACGGCTTGTGCCGCGCAAGCACGGCAACCCGCCGATGTGA